The Streptomyces sp. NBC_01244 genome contains a region encoding:
- the sepH gene encoding septation protein SepH gives MPELRVVAVSNDGTRLVLKAADSTEYTLPIDERLRAAVRNDRARLNQIEIEVESHLRPRDIQARIRAGASAEEVAQLAGIPVDRVRRFEGPVLAERAFMAERARKTPVRRPGENTGPQLGEAVQERLSLRGAEKESVQWDSWRRDDGTWEVLLVYRVAGEPHSASWTYDPPRRLVVAVDDEARSLIGESDDLPATPEPSFPFVPRIARLPRDRPLDRALDRQMERPTPPPPPEPEAEEERDTLTALLEAVPSFRGDLVVPEPVTEPEVEEPPAASASAGAGSAYADVLMPRTVAGHRDRLTGTTDRQAEADGVRPGRRAAVPSWDEIVFGTRRKKQE, from the coding sequence ATGCCCGAACTGCGTGTCGTGGCCGTCTCAAATGACGGCACACGACTGGTGCTCAAGGCTGCGGACAGCACGGAGTACACGCTTCCGATCGACGAGCGTCTCCGGGCTGCCGTGCGCAACGACCGTGCGCGCCTGAACCAGATCGAGATCGAGGTGGAGAGCCACCTCCGCCCCCGCGACATCCAGGCCCGCATACGGGCCGGTGCCTCCGCGGAGGAGGTCGCTCAGCTCGCCGGCATCCCCGTCGACCGCGTACGCCGCTTCGAGGGCCCCGTGCTCGCCGAGCGCGCGTTCATGGCGGAGCGGGCCCGCAAGACCCCCGTGCGCCGGCCCGGCGAGAACACCGGTCCCCAGCTCGGCGAGGCCGTGCAGGAAAGGCTCTCGCTGCGCGGGGCAGAGAAGGAATCCGTCCAGTGGGACTCCTGGCGCCGCGACGACGGCACCTGGGAGGTCCTGCTGGTCTACCGGGTCGCGGGCGAACCGCACTCGGCGAGCTGGACGTACGACCCGCCGCGCCGGCTGGTCGTGGCCGTGGACGACGAGGCCCGCTCGCTGATCGGCGAGTCGGACGACCTGCCGGCGACCCCGGAGCCGAGCTTCCCGTTCGTGCCGAGGATCGCGCGGCTGCCCCGGGACCGGCCGCTGGACCGGGCGCTCGACCGTCAGATGGAACGCCCCACGCCGCCCCCTCCGCCGGAGCCGGAGGCCGAGGAGGAGCGGGACACGCTGACGGCCCTGCTCGAGGCGGTACCGAGCTTCCGCGGCGACCTGGTCGTTCCGGAGCCGGTGACGGAGCCGGAGGTGGAGGAGCCGCCCGCCGCTTCGGCGTCGGCCGGTGCGGGTTCCGCGTACGCGGACGTCCTGATGCCGCGCACCGTGGCGGGACACCGGGACCGGCTGACGGGCACGACCGACCGGCAGGCCGAGGCCGACGGGGTCCGACCGGGCCGCCGCGCGGCGGTGCCGAGCTGGGACGAGATCGTCTTCGGCACCCGCCGCAAGAAGCAGGAGTAG
- a CDS encoding sulfurtransferase, translating into MTANPPRSPLVSAADLKEELAGPLPPVLLDVRWQLGGPNLRPEYEAGHLPNAVYVDLDAELAGPAGSGGRHPLPDPEEFGAVMRRAGVSADVPVVVYDGGQGWAAARAWWLLRWTGHPRVRVLDGGLTAWKAGDGPLSAGITPVSEGDFKPNPGAIGLLDADGAAALARTGVLLDARAGERYRGEVEPIDPVGGHIPGALSAPTTENAGPDGLLLDRDALRARFEGLGVHADTATPVGVYCGSGVSAAHEVLALAAAGIPAALYAGSWSEWSADPTREVAVGELPG; encoded by the coding sequence ATGACTGCGAACCCGCCCCGCTCCCCGCTCGTCTCCGCCGCCGACCTGAAGGAGGAGCTGGCCGGCCCGCTGCCGCCGGTGCTCCTCGACGTCCGCTGGCAGCTCGGAGGCCCGAACCTGCGGCCCGAGTACGAGGCCGGACACCTCCCGAACGCCGTCTACGTCGACCTCGACGCGGAACTGGCAGGTCCGGCGGGCTCCGGCGGCCGGCACCCGCTGCCGGATCCGGAGGAGTTCGGGGCGGTGATGAGGCGGGCCGGGGTTTCGGCGGACGTGCCGGTGGTCGTGTACGACGGCGGCCAGGGCTGGGCCGCGGCGCGCGCGTGGTGGTTGTTGCGCTGGACGGGTCACCCGCGCGTACGGGTCCTGGACGGGGGCCTGACCGCGTGGAAGGCCGGTGACGGTCCGCTGTCGGCCGGGATCACTCCTGTGAGCGAGGGCGATTTCAAGCCAAATCCGGGTGCCATCGGACTGCTGGACGCGGACGGGGCGGCGGCGCTGGCCCGGACGGGTGTGCTGCTGGACGCACGGGCGGGCGAGCGGTACCGCGGCGAAGTCGAACCGATCGACCCGGTCGGTGGCCACATCCCGGGGGCGCTGTCGGCGCCGACCACGGAGAACGCGGGACCCGACGGGCTGCTCCTGGACCGCGACGCCCTGCGGGCCCGCTTCGAGGGCCTCGGCGTGCACGCCGACACCGCCACCCCGGTCGGTGTCTACTGCGGCTCGGGCGTCTCGGCGGCCCACGAGGTCCTGGCCCTGGCGGCGGCGGGCATCCCGGCGGCGCTGTACGCGGGCAGCTGGTCGGAATGGTCCGCGGACCCGACGCGCGAGGTGGCGGTCGGCGAACTGCCGGGCTAG
- a CDS encoding ArsR/SmtB family transcription factor — MPAREPQPPAPDAHLRDPDRARLAEATEVFAMLSDITRLHLLWLLAQEESDVGSLAERCAASRTAVSQHLAKLRLAGLVDTRREGRRIHYSLRDGHLRRLVLEALSHADHRVSGTAPHN; from the coding sequence ATGCCAGCTCGCGAACCTCAGCCACCTGCACCCGATGCGCACCTACGGGATCCCGACAGGGCGCGTCTCGCCGAGGCGACCGAGGTCTTCGCGATGCTCTCGGACATCACCCGGCTGCACCTCCTGTGGCTGCTCGCCCAGGAGGAGTCGGACGTCGGCTCGCTAGCGGAGCGCTGCGCCGCGTCGAGGACCGCGGTGAGCCAGCACCTGGCGAAACTGCGGCTGGCGGGCCTCGTCGACACCCGCCGCGAGGGCCGGCGCATCCACTACAGCCTGCGCGACGGGCATCTGCGCCGACTCGTCCTGGAAGCCCTCAGCCACGCCGACCACCGGGTCAGCGGAACGGCCCCGCACAACTGA
- a CDS encoding D-arabinono-1,4-lactone oxidase, which translates to MATTGTTGSSGTRTAAWHNWAGNVSATPARVVTPASVGELREAVRRAATDGLKVKAVGTGHSFTAAAATDGVLVRPQALAGIQVIDRNAGTVTVAAGTVLKDLNLALAEEGLSLTNMGDIMEQTVSGATSTGTHGTGRDSASIAAQIRGLELVTADGALLTCSEKENPDVFAAARLGIGALGVVTAITFAVEPLFFLTAREEPMTFDRVTAEFDQHHAENEHFEFYWFPHTGNCNTKRNNRSQGPAAPPGAVSAWVEDELLSNGLFQAVNSFGRAVPAAIPSIARIASRALSARTYTDIPYKVFTSPRRVRFVEMEYALPRERVVEALRELKAMVDRSGLRISFPVEVRTAPADDITLSTASDRESAYIAVHMYKGTPYQAYFTAAERIFTEYGGRPHWGKVHTRDAEYFARVYPRFGEFTALRDRLDPNRVFGNDYLRRVLGD; encoded by the coding sequence ATGGCGACGACGGGGACAACAGGCAGCAGCGGGACACGGACCGCCGCGTGGCATAACTGGGCGGGCAACGTCAGCGCGACGCCCGCGCGCGTGGTCACCCCGGCATCGGTCGGGGAGCTCCGGGAGGCGGTCCGCCGGGCCGCCACGGACGGGCTGAAGGTGAAGGCGGTCGGCACCGGCCACTCCTTCACCGCGGCCGCCGCGACCGACGGCGTACTGGTCCGCCCGCAGGCGCTGGCCGGGATCCAGGTGATCGACCGGAACGCCGGGACCGTCACCGTGGCGGCGGGCACGGTCCTCAAGGACCTCAACCTGGCCCTCGCCGAGGAGGGCCTGTCGCTCACCAACATGGGCGACATCATGGAGCAGACGGTCTCGGGCGCCACCAGCACCGGAACCCACGGAACCGGCCGCGACTCGGCCTCCATCGCCGCCCAGATCCGCGGGCTGGAACTGGTCACGGCGGACGGGGCACTGCTCACCTGCTCCGAGAAGGAGAATCCGGACGTCTTCGCGGCGGCCCGCCTCGGCATAGGAGCCCTCGGCGTCGTCACCGCGATCACCTTCGCCGTGGAACCGCTCTTCTTCCTGACCGCCCGTGAGGAGCCGATGACCTTCGACCGGGTGACGGCCGAGTTCGACCAGCACCACGCGGAGAACGAGCACTTCGAGTTCTACTGGTTCCCGCACACCGGCAACTGCAACACCAAGCGCAACAACCGCAGCCAGGGCCCGGCCGCCCCGCCCGGAGCGGTCTCCGCCTGGGTCGAGGACGAGCTGCTGTCCAACGGCCTCTTCCAGGCCGTCAACTCCTTCGGCCGCGCCGTCCCGGCGGCCATCCCCTCCATCGCCCGGATCGCGAGCCGCGCCCTGTCTGCGCGCACCTACACGGACATCCCGTACAAGGTGTTCACCAGCCCGCGCCGGGTGCGGTTCGTGGAGATGGAGTACGCCCTTCCGCGCGAGCGCGTCGTCGAGGCGCTGCGGGAGCTGAAGGCCATGGTGGACCGCTCCGGCCTGCGGATCAGCTTCCCGGTGGAGGTGCGGACGGCTCCGGCGGACGACATCACCCTGTCGACGGCCTCGGACCGCGAGAGCGCGTACATCGCGGTGCACATGTACAAGGGCACCCCGTACCAGGCCTACTTCACGGCCGCCGAGCGGATCTTCACCGAGTACGGCGGACGGCCGCACTGGGGCAAGGTGCACACGCGCGACGCGGAGTACTTCGCCCGGGTTTACCCGCGCTTCGGGGAGTTCACCGCGCTCCGGGACCGGCTGGACCCGAACCGGGTCTTCGGCAACGACTACCTGCGGCGCGTTCTGGGGGACTGA
- a CDS encoding VOC family protein translates to MTEASEATRRTPGTPCWASLMVHGLGTTEEFYADLFGWEYEPGPEQLGPYVRAMLGGREVAGIGEMPPDRQLPVAWTTYLATDDADATAESIRSCGGTVAVGPLDAGIAGRVAICSDPLGAIFGLWQAASHLGTRLAGGPGTPVWHELVTQDTSTVGKFYEHVFGHEALAHPGAGDAADEFDYLTLSLRGRPVAAVHGVGRSLPHDRGPHWMTYFEVEDTDAAAALVLRLGGRIVQPPREGLSGRLAVVTDPEGAVFTLVRGRG, encoded by the coding sequence ATGACCGAGGCATCGGAAGCAACGCGGCGCACGCCCGGCACGCCGTGCTGGGCGAGCCTGATGGTGCACGGCCTCGGGACGACCGAGGAGTTCTACGCCGACCTGTTCGGCTGGGAGTACGAGCCCGGCCCCGAGCAGCTCGGCCCGTACGTCCGGGCCATGCTCGGCGGGCGGGAAGTGGCCGGCATCGGCGAGATGCCGCCGGACCGGCAGCTCCCGGTGGCCTGGACCACGTACCTGGCCACGGACGATGCCGACGCCACGGCCGAATCCATCCGCTCCTGCGGCGGCACGGTCGCGGTGGGCCCGCTCGACGCCGGGATCGCGGGACGGGTGGCGATCTGCTCGGACCCGCTGGGCGCGATCTTCGGGCTCTGGCAGGCGGCGTCCCACCTCGGCACCCGGCTGGCCGGAGGGCCCGGCACCCCGGTGTGGCACGAGCTGGTCACGCAGGACACCTCGACGGTCGGGAAGTTCTACGAGCACGTCTTCGGCCACGAGGCCCTCGCGCATCCCGGCGCGGGCGATGCCGCCGACGAATTCGACTACCTCACCCTGTCCCTGCGGGGCCGGCCGGTGGCCGCCGTGCACGGGGTCGGCCGCTCGCTGCCCCACGACCGGGGGCCGCACTGGATGACGTACTTCGAGGTGGAGGACACCGACGCGGCGGCCGCCCTGGTCCTGCGGCTCGGCGGCCGGATCGTCCAGCCGCCGCGCGAGGGGCTGAGCGGCCGGCTGGCCGTGGTCACGGACCCGGAGGGCGCGGTGTTCACGCTCGTACGCGGCCGGGGCTGA
- a CDS encoding MDR family MFS transporter: MDQLIVEDPTRIGPYRLIARLGAGGMGLVYLGRSEGGRTVAVKVVQAEYAGNPEFRRRFAREVAAARRVGGSWTAAVLDADPEAAVPWVATQYIPGPDLHAVVAKDFGPLPEHSVRTLANRLALALQAVHEAGLIHRDLKPSNVLVTVDGPRVIDFGIARAMDSLAGDSLLTHTGMLIGSAGFMSPEQVRGLELTPASDVFCLGAVLVYAATGRLLFGAADTGLNAHLFRVAEEEADLTGVPEELIELVRACLHKDPARRPTPRQVVERTSPDRAGEWLPGTVLAQLGRHAAELLDFAPAMPAEPPAAQADPRVPSARPEPWLPVPPPPEYAPTAPADFGPAQGFGPPPVPTGGGWTATPSTASGESASPHSKRWRGLAVAALAQLMVVFQATLFSAALPGLHRDLRIDGPGPFFTAYVVAFGAVLLFGGHLVDLLGRRRTMLIGLVGFAAACALGAAGGSGGVLVAARVLQGVFGALVTPAGLALVAAGFTDPKERGKAFGIYATLVGGGSALVLFASGWLVEGLAWEVALYAAVPIAVIALICALALPHDRPAPGGARLDVPGVLLGSSAVAALVYGLGASESHGWGAPLALLPVAVGAVLLAVFLQRQTRSAHPLLPPYVLGDRNRAGSLLALLLAGAGLLILFLSVSFHLQYVLGYAPSVIGLLLLPMFAAVVIGSTQISGRLLHRAAPNVLIAAGLVLTAAGLLLLTGLEVNGVYEARVLPGTILAGLGTGLAFAPILATATNGVAPRHVGAASAAVMTALHLGEAISGAVLAAVFAGRSRAGSYDEVDEYLVSGYTATLWWAFGGVLLAALLAGLMVNARPSRSDAPQAAGPSR; the protein is encoded by the coding sequence GTGGATCAGCTGATCGTCGAAGACCCGACCCGTATCGGCCCGTACCGTCTGATCGCCCGGCTGGGTGCCGGCGGCATGGGCCTGGTGTACCTCGGCCGCTCCGAGGGCGGGCGCACCGTCGCGGTGAAGGTCGTGCAGGCCGAGTACGCCGGGAACCCGGAGTTCCGCAGGCGCTTCGCCCGGGAAGTGGCCGCCGCACGTCGGGTGGGCGGGAGTTGGACCGCGGCCGTGCTCGACGCGGACCCCGAGGCCGCCGTGCCCTGGGTGGCGACCCAGTACATCCCGGGGCCCGACCTGCACGCCGTGGTCGCCAAGGACTTCGGGCCGCTGCCCGAGCACTCGGTGCGCACCCTCGCCAACCGGCTCGCCCTCGCCCTGCAAGCCGTGCACGAGGCGGGCCTGATCCACCGCGACCTCAAGCCCTCCAACGTCCTGGTCACCGTCGACGGCCCGCGCGTCATCGACTTCGGCATCGCCCGGGCGATGGACAGCCTCGCCGGGGACAGCCTGCTCACCCACACCGGCATGCTGATCGGCTCGGCCGGGTTCATGTCGCCGGAGCAGGTCCGCGGCCTCGAACTCACCCCCGCCAGCGACGTCTTCTGCCTCGGGGCCGTCCTCGTCTACGCCGCCACCGGACGGCTCCTCTTCGGCGCCGCGGACACCGGCCTGAACGCCCACCTCTTCCGGGTCGCCGAGGAGGAGGCGGACCTGACCGGCGTGCCGGAGGAGCTCATCGAGCTCGTACGCGCCTGCCTGCACAAGGACCCGGCCCGGCGGCCCACGCCCCGGCAGGTGGTCGAACGCACGTCGCCGGACCGGGCCGGGGAATGGCTTCCCGGCACGGTGCTCGCCCAACTCGGCCGCCACGCCGCCGAGCTGCTGGACTTCGCCCCCGCGATGCCCGCCGAGCCCCCCGCCGCGCAGGCCGACCCCCGCGTCCCGTCCGCGCGCCCCGAGCCCTGGCTCCCCGTGCCCCCGCCGCCCGAGTACGCCCCCACGGCCCCCGCGGACTTCGGCCCCGCGCAGGGGTTCGGGCCGCCCCCGGTCCCCACCGGCGGCGGCTGGACCGCGACGCCTTCCACGGCCTCCGGGGAGTCCGCCTCCCCACACTCCAAGCGCTGGCGGGGCCTGGCGGTGGCCGCTCTCGCGCAGCTGATGGTGGTGTTCCAAGCGACGCTCTTCAGTGCGGCGTTGCCGGGCCTCCACAGGGACCTCCGCATCGACGGCCCGGGTCCGTTCTTCACCGCGTACGTGGTCGCCTTCGGCGCGGTGCTCCTGTTCGGTGGGCACCTCGTGGACCTCTTGGGGCGGCGGCGGACGATGCTCATCGGCCTGGTCGGATTCGCGGCGGCCTGCGCGCTCGGCGCCGCCGGCGGTTCCGGCGGGGTGCTCGTCGCGGCCCGCGTCCTGCAGGGCGTCTTCGGCGCGCTGGTGACCCCGGCCGGACTCGCCCTGGTGGCCGCGGGCTTCACCGACCCCAAGGAACGCGGCAAGGCATTCGGGATCTACGCCACGCTCGTGGGCGGCGGTTCCGCGCTCGTGCTGTTCGCGAGCGGATGGCTCGTCGAGGGCCTGGCCTGGGAGGTGGCGCTGTACGCCGCCGTCCCCATCGCGGTGATCGCCCTGATCTGCGCCCTCGCCCTGCCGCACGACCGCCCGGCCCCCGGCGGCGCCCGCCTCGACGTGCCCGGCGTGCTGCTCGGCTCCAGCGCGGTCGCCGCCCTCGTCTACGGCCTCGGCGCGAGCGAGTCGCACGGCTGGGGCGCCCCCCTGGCGCTGCTCCCGGTCGCGGTCGGCGCCGTCCTGCTCGCGGTCTTCCTGCAGCGGCAGACCAGGTCTGCGCACCCGCTCCTGCCCCCGTACGTCCTGGGGGACCGCAACCGCGCCGGCAGCCTCCTCGCCCTGCTCCTGGCCGGGGCCGGCCTCCTGATCCTGTTCCTGTCCGTGAGTTTCCACCTGCAGTACGTACTCGGCTACGCCCCGAGCGTGATCGGGTTGCTCCTGCTCCCCATGTTCGCGGCAGTCGTCATCGGATCCACCCAGATCTCCGGCCGACTGCTCCACCGCGCCGCGCCCAACGTCCTGATCGCGGCCGGGCTGGTGCTCACGGCCGCCGGGCTGCTGCTCCTGACCGGCCTGGAGGTCAACGGCGTGTACGAGGCCCGGGTGCTGCCCGGCACGATCCTCGCCGGCCTCGGCACCGGCCTGGCTTTCGCCCCGATCCTCGCCACCGCGACCAACGGCGTCGCCCCGCGGCACGTCGGGGCCGCCTCGGCGGCCGTCATGACGGCCCTCCACCTGGGCGAGGCGATCAGTGGCGCGGTGCTCGCCGCCGTCTTCGCCGGCCGCTCGCGGGCCGGGTCGTACGACGAGGTGGACGAGTACCTGGTGAGCGGTTACACCGCCACCCTCTGGTGGGCGTTCGGCGGAGTGCTGCTCGCGGCCCTCCTCGCCGGCCTGATGGTGAACGCCAGGCCCTCACGGAGCGACGCTCCGCAGGCCGCCGGGCCGTCCCGGTAG
- a CDS encoding MFS transporter, whose product MPSVLRDRTYRRLFGAQVIALTGTGLATVALGLLAYDLAGADAGSVLGTALAIKMVAYVAIAPAIAAVADRLPRRALLVGSDLVRAGVALFLPFVGQVWQVYALIFLLQTASAAFTPAFQALIPDVLPEERAYTRALSLSRLAYDLESLFSPALAAALLSVVSYDRLFLGTAAGFLASSALVVSAALPRRARAVSASGPGGYAKATAGTRLFLRAPQLRSLLAMNLAVAAAGAVVTVNSVVYVRDFLGLSAESVALALGAYGAGSMAVALALPRILENRPDRRVMLTGALLLPAAFGALGFITSAHGGGWRWPALLGTWAAFGAACSMVLTPAGRVLRRATPEGDRTAVFAAQFSLSHAAWLLTYPLAGWVGAKGGLGWATAALGAIALAAAALAARLWPAAAGHPGCAGAEAEAGRGHVHEHEHTGLTPGHPHLHGARRAGAGWRHSHHHFTDELHAAHG is encoded by the coding sequence ATGCCGAGCGTGCTGCGCGACCGCACCTACCGCCGCCTGTTCGGCGCCCAGGTCATCGCCCTGACCGGCACCGGCCTGGCCACCGTGGCCCTCGGCCTGCTCGCGTACGACCTCGCGGGCGCCGACGCGGGTTCGGTGCTCGGGACGGCGCTCGCGATCAAGATGGTGGCGTACGTCGCCATCGCCCCGGCGATCGCCGCGGTGGCCGACCGGCTGCCGCGCCGGGCCCTCCTGGTCGGCTCCGACCTGGTCAGGGCGGGGGTCGCACTGTTCCTGCCGTTCGTGGGCCAGGTGTGGCAGGTCTACGCCCTGATCTTCCTGCTGCAAACCGCCTCGGCCGCCTTCACCCCGGCCTTCCAGGCCCTGATCCCCGACGTCCTGCCGGAGGAGCGCGCCTACACGCGGGCCCTGTCCCTCTCCCGGCTCGCCTACGACCTGGAGAGCCTCTTCAGCCCCGCGCTCGCGGCCGCGCTGCTGTCGGTGGTCAGCTACGACCGGCTGTTCCTCGGTACGGCGGCCGGCTTCCTCGCCTCGTCCGCGCTCGTGGTGTCCGCCGCCCTGCCCCGGCGGGCGCGGGCCGTCTCCGCGTCGGGTCCGGGCGGGTACGCCAAGGCCACCGCGGGGACGCGGCTGTTCCTCCGCGCCCCGCAGCTGCGGTCCCTGCTGGCGATGAACCTCGCGGTCGCGGCCGCCGGAGCCGTGGTCACGGTCAACTCCGTCGTGTACGTACGGGACTTCCTGGGGCTGTCCGCCGAGTCGGTCGCCCTCGCCCTCGGCGCGTACGGAGCCGGGTCCATGGCCGTGGCCCTGGCACTGCCGCGAATCCTGGAGAACCGCCCGGACCGGCGGGTGATGCTGACCGGCGCCCTGCTGCTCCCCGCGGCCTTCGGCGCCCTCGGCTTCATCACCTCCGCGCACGGCGGCGGTTGGCGCTGGCCCGCGCTGCTGGGCACCTGGGCGGCCTTCGGGGCGGCCTGCTCGATGGTGCTCACGCCTGCGGGCCGGGTGCTCCGGCGGGCCACGCCGGAAGGGGACCGCACCGCGGTGTTCGCCGCCCAGTTCTCCCTGTCGCACGCCGCCTGGCTGCTGACCTATCCGCTCGCGGGCTGGGTCGGCGCGAAGGGCGGGCTCGGATGGGCGACGGCGGCCCTCGGCGCGATCGCACTCGCCGCCGCGGCCCTCGCCGCCCGTCTGTGGCCGGCCGCGGCCGGGCACCCCGGCTGCGCGGGGGCGGAGGCGGAGGCGGGCCGGGGCCACGTACACGAGCACGAGCACACCGGGCTGACGCCCGGGCATCCGCACCTCCACGGGGCCCGCCGGGCCGGGGCGGGGTGGCGGCACAGCCACCACCACTTCACCGACGAGCTGCACGCCGCCCATGGCTGA
- a CDS encoding DUF11 domain-containing protein, protein MARSRADGPYRHRRTVTAFSVVAACCFLSAAPSAASDPADPGTTVSESASASPEPSVSAVPPTPAAGTGRVDGSGPDTGAAAGSRLRESADLAVSGTLRPTAADGPGDRDDRDNRENAAAAGRETFDYVVTVTNRGPSTAREVRVTDRLPLALEFVSSRDGCTASGRTAVCGPLATLAVGGSHAWVITVRLAAGYRGDGTDIVNEAVVDAATSDPDSRNNTTSLTGLEIPPSARTADLSIRKTAVLGEGREHVRPGEKFTYLITVRNAGPATARQLQVTDLLPSSLTLLSSPDDCAVAKDGDRLVVCPPLARLAAGEKAEYRITVRTVTRDRAAQPPPEKCAPIENVARVTSASFDPDLSDNANGPGTTGPGGGRLCLVSGGRGDQHDGHDGHDGRHDGREDSREDGHGDGRGDGHHGRDDHHDGREQHGGRGDLADSGATVPAWLLWASTALVAAGAALRAAFRVRRP, encoded by the coding sequence GTGGCGAGAAGCCGCGCCGACGGCCCGTACCGGCACCGGCGCACGGTGACCGCCTTCTCCGTGGTGGCGGCCTGCTGCTTCCTCTCCGCGGCGCCTTCCGCGGCGTCGGACCCTGCGGACCCCGGCACCACGGTGTCCGAGTCCGCGTCCGCGTCCCCGGAACCTTCGGTGTCCGCCGTACCGCCGACGCCTGCCGCCGGTACGGGGCGGGTGGACGGGTCCGGGCCGGACACCGGAGCCGCTGCCGGCTCGCGGCTGCGGGAGAGCGCGGATCTGGCGGTGTCGGGCACGCTGCGGCCGACGGCGGCCGACGGCCCGGGCGACCGGGACGACCGGGACAACCGCGAGAACGCCGCCGCGGCGGGCCGGGAGACGTTCGACTACGTCGTGACGGTGACCAACCGGGGACCGTCCACCGCCCGGGAGGTGCGCGTCACCGACCGGTTGCCGCTCGCCCTGGAATTCGTCTCGTCCCGCGACGGCTGCACCGCGAGCGGCCGGACGGCGGTGTGCGGGCCGTTGGCCACGCTGGCGGTGGGCGGCTCGCACGCGTGGGTGATCACCGTGCGGCTCGCCGCCGGCTACCGCGGAGACGGTACGGACATCGTCAACGAGGCGGTCGTCGACGCGGCCACGTCGGACCCGGACTCCCGGAACAACACGACCTCCCTGACCGGCCTGGAAATCCCGCCCAGTGCGCGGACCGCGGATCTGTCGATCCGCAAGACGGCGGTGCTCGGAGAGGGACGGGAACACGTCCGGCCCGGCGAGAAGTTCACGTATCTGATCACGGTGCGCAACGCCGGCCCGGCAACGGCGCGACAGCTCCAGGTCACCGACCTGCTGCCGTCGTCGCTGACCCTGCTCTCCTCACCCGATGACTGCGCGGTCGCGAAGGACGGGGACCGGCTGGTGGTGTGTCCGCCGCTGGCGCGCCTGGCGGCCGGCGAGAAGGCGGAGTACCGGATCACGGTCCGTACCGTCACCCGGGACCGGGCGGCCCAGCCGCCGCCCGAGAAGTGCGCGCCCATCGAGAACGTCGCCCGTGTCACCTCGGCGAGTTTCGACCCCGACCTCTCGGACAACGCCAACGGGCCGGGGACCACCGGGCCGGGCGGCGGGCGGCTGTGCCTCGTGTCCGGAGGGCGCGGGGACCAGCACGACGGGCACGACGGGCACGACGGCCGGCACGACGGTCGTGAGGACAGCCGCGAGGACGGTCACGGGGACGGTCGCGGGGACGGCCACCACGGCCGCGACGACCACCACGACGGCCGCGAGCAGCACGGCGGCCGCGGCGACCTGGCCGACTCCGGGGCCACGGTCCCGGCCTGGCTGCTCTGGGCCTCCACCGCGCTGGTGGCCGCGGGAGCGGCGCTGCGGGCGGCGTTCCGGGTGCGGCGCCCGTGA
- a CDS encoding TIGR00341 family protein, with product MPRVDATAADRMVTALFIERAWRSPSSTRFWVLLVLAAVIASAGVVGDSTATVIGAMIVAPLMTPILGSALALVLADRHQVVRCALLVLGGALTVVAIGMLMGWLVSPPDAFASNSQVSSRISPRLIDLVAALATGTVGAFALVRSDISDTLPGVAIAISLVPPLAVTGLLITTHRFHDASQSALLFATNVAAIVATGTVVFLAYGVRAGAGEAGIAVGAFRGRTLAAVAAIVLLVAVPLSVGTLSVARDRALAANARPVAERWAAAGNWQIASVEARSGVVVVGVLGLPPQPAPTALREALDRQGMRDAALELHLVGGRTHWCPADSATCTVRDSSRT from the coding sequence ATGCCACGAGTCGACGCCACCGCCGCGGACCGGATGGTCACGGCCCTGTTCATCGAACGCGCCTGGCGCAGCCCCAGCTCCACCCGCTTCTGGGTCCTGCTCGTACTCGCGGCGGTCATCGCGTCCGCGGGCGTCGTCGGGGACTCGACGGCGACCGTGATCGGAGCGATGATCGTCGCCCCGCTGATGACCCCGATCCTCGGCAGCGCGCTCGCACTGGTCCTCGCCGACCGGCACCAAGTGGTGCGCTGCGCGCTCCTGGTGCTCGGCGGGGCCCTGACGGTGGTGGCCATCGGCATGCTGATGGGGTGGCTCGTGTCGCCGCCCGACGCCTTCGCCTCGAACAGTCAGGTCTCCTCGCGCATCAGCCCCCGGCTGATCGACCTGGTCGCCGCCCTGGCCACCGGAACGGTCGGAGCCTTCGCCCTGGTGCGCTCCGACATCTCCGACACCCTCCCGGGGGTGGCGATCGCCATCTCCCTGGTGCCGCCCCTGGCCGTCACCGGGCTCCTGATCACCACGCACCGCTTCCACGACGCGAGCCAGTCCGCGCTCCTGTTCGCCACCAACGTCGCGGCCATCGTCGCCACCGGAACGGTGGTCTTCCTCGCCTACGGGGTCCGGGCCGGCGCCGGGGAGGCCGGCATCGCGGTGGGCGCGTTCCGCGGCCGGACCCTGGCCGCGGTCGCGGCCATCGTGCTGCTGGTCGCCGTACCGCTCAGCGTCGGCACCCTCTCCGTCGCCCGGGACCGCGCGCTCGCGGCGAACGCGCGGCCGGTGGCCGAGCGGTGGGCCGCCGCGGGCAACTGGCAGATCGCCTCGGTCGAGGCCCGCAGCGGAGTCGTCGTGGTGGGCGTACTGGGACTGCCGCCGCAGCCCGCCCCCACCGCGCTGCGCGAAGCGCTGGACCGCCAGGGCATGCGGGACGCCGCGCTCGAACTCCACCTGGTCGGCGGGCGTACCCACTGGTGCCCGGCGGACAGCGCCACGTGCACGGTCCGCGACTCCTCCCGCACCTGA